CAGGGTCGCTGCAGCACCACCCAACATCTGAACCCTACCCCGCGAGATCGTGGCGCTCCGAGACGCAGAGGTGGCCTACCTTGTCCGCAGGGACGCTCCGGGTCGCCGCTGTCCGAGCAGCCGCACACCGCCTTGCCGTTGCGCACCATGCAGACGCCGCCGTCGGGGCACGGGTTGGGCCCAGAGCACGGCGAGTCGGGTTGCCCGCTCCGCAGGCCCTGGCTGCCCAGGAGGGCTGGCGGCGTGCCGCCCACCTTCAGGTTGGCCACCAGGCCCCGGAAGGGCACCTCGTACTTGACGGTGCTGGAGGTGAGGCTGGAGAGGCGCACGTCGGGCGGGATGCCCCCCACAAAGAGGTCGCTGGCCACCGTCATGTCCCGCCGCTTGGAGCGCACGGCCGCCGTCCGCGTCTCCCCGTCCACCGCCAGCGTGGTCTCCCGGTAGTTGCGGGTCAGCAGCACCATGTGCCAGCGGTTGTCATCCACCCGGGCCTCGGAGCGCAGGCTGGCGGGCTCCACGCAGAAGATGGTGAAGCGTAGCCGCAGCCGGCCCTCGGCCACCATCAGCTCCAGGAAGTCGCAGTAGCCGCCATCGTCCAGATACAGGAGCAGGCCCCGGGAGGCGTTGGTCCGCAGGCTGAAGCTCAGCTCGCCCTGGGAGCCTGCCGCCGTCCAACGCGAGTAGCGCGCCCACTGCCCCGCGCCGCCTCCAAACTCCAGGGCCCCAGTGAGGCCCGCTAGGCCCCAGGCCAGACCCAGCAGGATGCTCAGCCCGGGCAGCAGCGTCGCCTCTCCAGCCTTGCCCACTGCCATCTTCTTCGGGTCCCCTCTCtttgggtgggggttggggagggggtttCGGGGTATGGATTGGGGGGGGTCAGTGCGGGTCAACTGTGGGTCACTGTAGGTCAAATGCGGGTCAACTGTTGGCCACCTGTCGGTCAACTGCAGGTCAACTGTGGGCCACTGCAGGTCAAATGTGGGTCAACTGTTGGCCACCTGTAGGTCAACTGCAGGTCAACTGTGGGCCACTGCAGGTCAAATGTGGGTCAACTGTTGGCCACCTGTAGGTCAACTGCAGGTCAACTGTGGGTCAACTGCAGGTCAACTGTTGGCCACCTGTAGGTCAACTGCAGGTCAACTGTGGGTCAACTGCAGGTCAACTGTTGGCCACCTGTAGGTCAACTGCAGGTCAACTGTGGGTCAACTGCAGGTCAACTGTTGGCCACCTGTAGGTCAACTGCAGGTCAACTGTGGGTCAACTGCAGGTCAACTGTTGGCCACCTGTAGGTCAACTGCAGGTCAACTGTGGGCCACTGCAGGTCAAATGTGGGTCAACTGTTGGCCACCTGTAGGTCAACTGNNNNNNNNNNNNNNNNNNNNNNNNNNNNNNNNNNNNNNNNNNNNNNNNNNNNNNNNNNNNNNNNNNNNNNNNNNNNNNNNNNNNNNNNNNNNNNNNNNNNNNNNNNNNNNNNNNNNNNNNNNNNNNNNNNNNNNNNNNNNNNNNNNNNNNNNNNNNNNNNNNNNNNNNNNNNNNNNNNNNNNNNNNNNNNNNNNNNNNNNNNNNNNNNNNNNNNNNNNNNNNNNNNNNNNNNNNNNNNNNNNNNNNNNNNNNNNNNNNNNNNNNNNNNNNNNNNNNNNNNNNNNNNNNNNNNNNNNNNNNNNNNNNNNNNNNNNNNNNNNNNNNNNNNNNNNNNNNNNNNNNNNNNNNNNNNNNNNNNNNNNNNNNNNNNNNNNNNCTGGTGCGGgggttggagtggggggggggggggtgggggcgggggggctgGTTTTGGGCGAGGGGAGGCGGGGGATTAGGTGGCCCTTCAGCCCGTCTACCTCTCCATCTTCGCCCCGAGGTCCCTTCAAGAGCTGCGGCCTTGCACACAGGAGGCTAGTCCGGCCTTGCGGGGTCGCAGAGGCGGCTTCGGGCCCCTTCTCTCGCTCAGGAGGACCTGAGAGGCCCAGGGGTACACTTGGGGCCGGGCCCCGCCCAGCGACGCATCATTTCAGAAGACGGCtaagaggaagagagagggaggtggGCGGGTGTGCGAGCCGAGCGTAGGGAGGGAGGGTAGGTGGGACGCCAGACGCAGGTCACGCTCGCCTCGTCCGGGATCCGACATCCATGGCGTCTCTTTCcgtctctcctcctccctccgaGGCGCTTCCCTGCAAAGCGGAAAGAGAAAAATTGAGCGGAGAGGATCGAAGAATGTCAACCCAACTCCCG
The Chiloscyllium plagiosum isolate BGI_BamShark_2017 unplaced genomic scaffold, ASM401019v2 scaf_13818, whole genome shotgun sequence genome window above contains:
- the LOC122546926 gene encoding neurexin-2-like encodes the protein MAVGKAGEATLLPGLSILLGLAWGLAGLTGALEFGGGAGQWARYSRWTAAGSQGELSFSLRTNASRGLLLYLDDGGYCDFLELMVAEGRLRLRFTIFCVEPASLRSEARVDDNRWHMVLLTRNYRETTLAVDGETRTAAVRSKRRDMTVASDLFVGGIPPDVRLSSLTSSTVKYEVPFRGLVANLKVGGTPPALLGSQGLRSGQPDSPCSGPNPCPDGGVCMVRNGKAVCGCSDSGDPERPCGQGRPPLRLGAPRSRGVGFRCWVVLQRP